A stretch of the Bacillus anthracis str. Vollum genome encodes the following:
- a CDS encoding aquaporin, translating to MLKKAIAEFIGTFVLVLFGTGVAVIGGGIEGIGTLGIAMAFGLSIVAMAYSIGTISGCHINPAVSVAMFINKRMNAMELCYYVLAQILGGLLGAATLVTILQSAKTPLDNLGQNGFGTLGLSGAFLVEFILTFVFILVIVAETGKKGSSSLAGLVIGFTLVLVHLLGIPLTGTSVNPARSIAPALFVGGEALSQLWVFIVAPILGGIVAAIVGKFILNTEK from the coding sequence ATGTTAAAAAAAGCAATCGCTGAATTTATTGGTACATTTGTACTGGTATTATTCGGAACTGGAGTAGCTGTCATTGGCGGCGGAATTGAAGGAATTGGGACATTAGGAATCGCTATGGCTTTCGGTCTATCTATTGTGGCTATGGCATATAGCATCGGAACAATTTCTGGATGTCACATTAACCCAGCAGTATCAGTAGCTATGTTCATCAATAAAAGAATGAACGCTATGGAACTTTGTTATTATGTATTAGCTCAAATTTTAGGTGGTTTATTAGGAGCTGCAACATTGGTAACAATTTTACAATCCGCTAAAACACCTTTAGATAATTTAGGACAAAATGGTTTTGGAACTCTTGGTTTATCTGGAGCATTTCTAGTTGAATTTATTTTAACTTTCGTATTCATTTTAGTAATCGTCGCTGAAACAGGTAAAAAAGGCAGTTCTTCTCTAGCAGGATTAGTAATTGGTTTCACATTAGTTTTAGTCCACTTATTAGGTATTCCGTTAACTGGGACTTCTGTTAACCCAGCTCGTAGTATCGCACCAGCTTTATTCGTTGGCGGAGAAGCACTTTCTCAACTATGGGTATTCATCGTTGCACCAATTCTTGGCGGTATCGTAGCAGCTATCGTAGGCAAATTTATTTTAAATACTGAAAAATAA
- a CDS encoding Rrf2 family transcriptional regulator — MGISSRFTVGVHMLTLLAIDRNSRCTSEWIAGSVNTNPVVIRRITGMLKRAGLVDVQAGKGGTTLARDLEEITLLDVYKAVEVVEEGQLFSFHENPNIECPVGANIQSVLEIILMQAQEAMENVLANVTVDQLVTNLKSKMKE; from the coding sequence ATGGGGATTAGTAGTCGTTTTACAGTAGGTGTTCATATGCTGACATTACTTGCGATAGATCGAAACTCTCGCTGTACCTCTGAATGGATTGCCGGTAGTGTGAATACAAATCCAGTTGTGATTCGTCGCATTACAGGAATGTTGAAGAGAGCAGGACTTGTTGATGTACAAGCTGGTAAAGGTGGTACGACACTTGCTCGTGATTTAGAAGAAATTACATTACTTGATGTATATAAAGCAGTGGAAGTTGTAGAAGAAGGACAGCTATTTTCCTTCCATGAAAATCCCAACATTGAATGTCCAGTAGGAGCTAATATTCAATCAGTATTAGAAATTATTTTAATGCAAGCGCAAGAAGCGATGGAAAACGTACTTGCAAATGTAACGGTAGATCAATTAGTTACAAATTTAAAGTCTAAAATGAAAGAGTAA